From the Candidatus Zixiibacteriota bacterium genome, one window contains:
- a CDS encoding outer membrane lipoprotein-sorting protein: MCTPKIYISVCLSLIIGFYTIGHAADPVKILQTVEDVLNAPADREATIKMQLIDNKENTKNRELTIFQKGPEKRLIRFNAPADVKGVGFLVLEDDLMYLYMPAFAKIRRIASHVKNENFMGTDFTYDDMAQNDYVKNYTPVLREETDQHYILELTPKPESEIDYSKLVMWANKQTMLPDKVEFYDRSDRLLKIMNQTDTEKLDGYWTPKHIEMENVQDEHKTIMEMTDIKHDQGIPDKKFTQRYLKRR; this comes from the coding sequence ATGTGTACACCCAAAATTTACATTAGCGTATGTTTATCACTAATCATTGGATTTTATACAATTGGTCATGCTGCTGACCCTGTAAAGATCCTCCAAACGGTGGAAGATGTTTTGAATGCGCCTGCCGACCGAGAGGCAACCATAAAGATGCAGCTTATCGATAATAAAGAAAACACTAAAAATCGCGAATTAACAATTTTTCAAAAGGGACCTGAAAAACGATTGATTCGTTTCAATGCCCCAGCCGATGTCAAGGGAGTTGGATTCTTAGTTTTAGAGGATGATTTGATGTATCTGTACATGCCTGCTTTTGCTAAAATCCGCCGTATCGCCTCGCATGTAAAAAACGAAAACTTTATGGGAACAGACTTCACCTATGATGATATGGCGCAGAATGATTATGTAAAAAACTATACGCCGGTACTAAGAGAAGAAACCGACCAGCATTACATCCTGGAGCTAACGCCAAAACCTGAATCCGAGATTGATTACAGTAAACTGGTTATGTGGGCTAATAAACAAACCATGCTGCCGGATAAAGTCGAGTTTTATGATCGGTCGGATCGTCTCCTGAAAATTATGAACCAGACGGATACCGAAAAGCTTGATGGTTACTGGACACCTAAACATATCGAAATGGAAAATGTTCAGGATGAGCATAAAACCATTATGGAGATGACAGATATTAAACACGACCAGGGCATTCCTGATAAAAAGTTTACCCAACGCTATTTGAAGAGGCGCTAA